One genomic window of Monodelphis domestica isolate mMonDom1 chromosome 1, mMonDom1.pri, whole genome shotgun sequence includes the following:
- the CCDC177 gene encoding coiled-coil domain-containing protein 177 isoform X3 — protein MVDPVPEEEEEKAGAEPNSVGEDGAAAAASSAPTGAQQPPNGTSASPSVPSKAEGLSSYREGRQREQSPMLHLDLFNFDCPEAEGSRYVLTSPRSLEACARCAVKPVELLPRALADLVREAPGRSMRVATGLYEVYEAERLAKLQQCRAERERIIREEKRRLFTPLGSTTAVPTTGPVLSAGPGSSSSCSSSASLPASPAPRATRKSSSSPSQGRTKPPPAASRSGKKSHSLDSLSRRREGALSSESGASSSSYSGDSLKEHWLPRSPATGGLLAGSAASAPNPQTRPSVLTLTPLSGRSFSLSDLCHSPQTTRHVERIVRQVREEKGLRGLPERDRKIAALMLARHQEEELLREQQALAHGQWELQRTEAMKQREKEEKEKQRALMKCHQVWVAQVEDRLDKLDREERRAARRLRRRFAQGEEQRLEHVERQSQLRLERAQRVALEDKMRKLQQEHNLKLWEEGRQKERERVSHARRERAERAAQTKRRQDTYIQREKQHLSRAERAHHEALLQGLARKERKENEGLRMSLEASLDRAQENYELMLAQRSRHLQEKARREELQSRRAKELAERKDKEHQQHLEALARVGEMRMQHATQVASEAVQLKARRVGQSRLEKERTQRANKEKVDREKDSRRRELQQAIERKSERTERLSRERRSALENARSSARASFHVREKKAMKKFLKNWREPELLSYW, from the coding sequence ATGGAACATCTGCCTCTCCAAGCGTTCCCAGCAAAGCCGAGGGCCTGTCGAGCTACAGGGAAGGTCGGCAGCGGGAACAGTCGCCTATGCTTCACCTTGATCTGTTCAATTTTGACTGTCCAGAAGCAGAGGGCAGCCGCTATGTGCTCACCAGCCCCCGCTCATTGGAGGCCTGTGCTAGATGTGCAGTTAAGCCTGTGGAGCTGTTGCCTCGGGCACTGGCTGATTTGGTGCGTGAAGCCCCAGGCCGCTCTATGCGGGTGGCTACAGGGCTTTATGAAGTGTATGAGGCGGAGCGTCTAGCCAAGCTGCAGCAGTGCCGGGCTGAGCGCGAGCGCATCATCAGGGAGGAAAAACGACGTCTCTTCACTCCTCTGGGCTCCACAACAGCAGTTCCGACTACAGGTCCAGTCCTGTCTGCTGGCccgggcagcagcagcagctgcagcAGTAGCGCAAGCCTTCCAGCTTCACCTGCTCCCCGCGCTACCCGCAAATCCTCTTCGTCTCCCTCGCAGGGTCGAACCAAgcctcctccagctgcctccagaTCAGGCAAAAAGAGTCACTCACTTGATTCCCTGTCCCGCCGGCGAGAAGGTGCTCTAAGCTCAGAATCTGGGGCCTCTTCTTCCTCCTACAGTGGTGATAGTCTAAAGGAGCACTGGCTCCCCCGAAGCCCAGCCACTGGAGGACTCCTTGCCGGGTCTGCTGCCTCAGCCCCTAATCCCCAGACTCGGCCGTCCGTCTTGACCCTCACTCCACTATCGGGTCGCAGTTTCAGTTTGAGTGACCTATGCCATTCACCACAGACAACCCGTCATGTGGAGAGAATAGTGCGCCAGGTCCGTGAAGAGAAGGGCCTCCGCGGATTGCCAGAACGTGATCGTAAGATTGCGGCTCTTATGCTAGCCCGGCACCAGGAAGAAGAGCTCCTGCGTGAACAGCAAGCGCTTGCCCACGGCCAGTGGGAGCTGCAGCGGACCGAGGCCATGAAGCAacgagagaaagaggagaaggagaagcaaAGGGCTCTTATGAAATGTCACCAGGTTTGGGTAGCACAAGTTGAAGACCGCCTGGACAAGTTGGACCGGGAGGAACGGAGGGCTGCCAGGCGACTGAGGCGCCGGTTTGCTCAAGGCGAGGAGCAGCGGCTTGAACACGTGGAGAGGCAAAGCCAACTTCGGCTTGAGCGGGCTCAGCGGGTGGCCTTGGAAGACAAGATGCGTAAACTGCAACAAGAGCACAATCTCAAACTTTGGGAGGAAGGTCGGCAGAAAGAGCGGGAGAGGGTTAGCCATGCCCGACGGGAGAGGGCAGAGAGGGCAGCCCAAACAAAGCGGAGACAGGACACCTATATACAGAGGGAGAAGCAGCACCTAAGCCGGGCAGAGCGGGCACATCATGAGGCCCTGTTACAGGGGTTGGCCCGAAAAGAGCGGAAGGAAAATGAAGGACTGCGAATGTCCCTGGAAGCAAGCCTGGATCGGGCACAGGAGAACTACGAACTGATGTTGGCACAACGAAGCCGGCATTTGCAAGAGAAAGCACGGAGAGAAGAATTGCAAAGCAGGAGGGCTAAGGAGCTGGCAGAGCGCAAGGACAAAGAACACCAACAGCATTTGGAGGCACTGGCCAGAGTGGGAGAAATGCGGATGCAGCATGCGACTCAGGTGGCGTCAGAGGCCGTGCAGTTGAAAGCCCGTCGAGTAGGGCAGAGCCGGCTGGAGAAGGAGCGAACGCAGCGGGCCAATAAGGAAAAGGTGGACCGGGAAAAGGACAGCCGTCGCAGGGAGCTGCAGCAAGCCATCGAGCGCAAATCTGAGAGGACCGAGCGCCTATCCCGAGAGAGACGGAGCGCATTGGAGAATGCCCGTTCCAGTGCCCGTGCTTCTTTCCACGTACGTGAAAAG
- the CCDC177 gene encoding coiled-coil domain-containing protein 177 isoform X2, translating to MVDPVPEEEEEKAGAEPNSVGEDGAAAAASSAPTGAQQPPNGTSASPSVPSKAEGLSSYREGRQREQSPMLHLDLFNFDCPEAEGSRYVLTSPRSLEACARCAVKPVELLPRALADLVREAPGRSMRVATGLYEVYEAERLAKLQQCRAERERIIREEKRRLFTPLGSTTAVPTTGPVLSAGPGSSSSCSSSASLPASPAPRATRKSSSSPSQGRTKPPPAASRSGKKSHSLDSLSRRREGALSSESGASSSSYSGDSLKEHWLPRSPATGGLLAGSAASAPNPQTRPSVLTLTPLSGRSFSLSDLCHSPQTTRHVERIVRQVREEKGLRGLPERDRKIAALMLARHQEEELLREQQALAHGQWELQRTEAMKQREKEEKEKQRALMKCHQVWVAQVEDRLDKLDREERRAARRLRRRFAQGEEQRLEHVERQSQLRLERAQRVALEDKMRKLQQEHNLKLWEEGRQKERERVSHARRERAERAAQTKRRQDTYIQREKQHLSRAERAHHEALLQGLARKERKENEGLRMSLEASLDRAQENYELMLAQRSRHLQEKARREELQSRRAKELAERKDKEHQQHLEALARVGEMRMQHATQVASEAVQLKARRVGQSRLEKERTQRANKEKVDREKDSRRRELQQAIERKSERTERLSRERRSALENARSSARASFHVREKQKAMKKFLKNWREPELLSYW from the coding sequence ATGGAACATCTGCCTCTCCAAGCGTTCCCAGCAAAGCCGAGGGCCTGTCGAGCTACAGGGAAGGTCGGCAGCGGGAACAGTCGCCTATGCTTCACCTTGATCTGTTCAATTTTGACTGTCCAGAAGCAGAGGGCAGCCGCTATGTGCTCACCAGCCCCCGCTCATTGGAGGCCTGTGCTAGATGTGCAGTTAAGCCTGTGGAGCTGTTGCCTCGGGCACTGGCTGATTTGGTGCGTGAAGCCCCAGGCCGCTCTATGCGGGTGGCTACAGGGCTTTATGAAGTGTATGAGGCGGAGCGTCTAGCCAAGCTGCAGCAGTGCCGGGCTGAGCGCGAGCGCATCATCAGGGAGGAAAAACGACGTCTCTTCACTCCTCTGGGCTCCACAACAGCAGTTCCGACTACAGGTCCAGTCCTGTCTGCTGGCccgggcagcagcagcagctgcagcAGTAGCGCAAGCCTTCCAGCTTCACCTGCTCCCCGCGCTACCCGCAAATCCTCTTCGTCTCCCTCGCAGGGTCGAACCAAgcctcctccagctgcctccagaTCAGGCAAAAAGAGTCACTCACTTGATTCCCTGTCCCGCCGGCGAGAAGGTGCTCTAAGCTCAGAATCTGGGGCCTCTTCTTCCTCCTACAGTGGTGATAGTCTAAAGGAGCACTGGCTCCCCCGAAGCCCAGCCACTGGAGGACTCCTTGCCGGGTCTGCTGCCTCAGCCCCTAATCCCCAGACTCGGCCGTCCGTCTTGACCCTCACTCCACTATCGGGTCGCAGTTTCAGTTTGAGTGACCTATGCCATTCACCACAGACAACCCGTCATGTGGAGAGAATAGTGCGCCAGGTCCGTGAAGAGAAGGGCCTCCGCGGATTGCCAGAACGTGATCGTAAGATTGCGGCTCTTATGCTAGCCCGGCACCAGGAAGAAGAGCTCCTGCGTGAACAGCAAGCGCTTGCCCACGGCCAGTGGGAGCTGCAGCGGACCGAGGCCATGAAGCAacgagagaaagaggagaaggagaagcaaAGGGCTCTTATGAAATGTCACCAGGTTTGGGTAGCACAAGTTGAAGACCGCCTGGACAAGTTGGACCGGGAGGAACGGAGGGCTGCCAGGCGACTGAGGCGCCGGTTTGCTCAAGGCGAGGAGCAGCGGCTTGAACACGTGGAGAGGCAAAGCCAACTTCGGCTTGAGCGGGCTCAGCGGGTGGCCTTGGAAGACAAGATGCGTAAACTGCAACAAGAGCACAATCTCAAACTTTGGGAGGAAGGTCGGCAGAAAGAGCGGGAGAGGGTTAGCCATGCCCGACGGGAGAGGGCAGAGAGGGCAGCCCAAACAAAGCGGAGACAGGACACCTATATACAGAGGGAGAAGCAGCACCTAAGCCGGGCAGAGCGGGCACATCATGAGGCCCTGTTACAGGGGTTGGCCCGAAAAGAGCGGAAGGAAAATGAAGGACTGCGAATGTCCCTGGAAGCAAGCCTGGATCGGGCACAGGAGAACTACGAACTGATGTTGGCACAACGAAGCCGGCATTTGCAAGAGAAAGCACGGAGAGAAGAATTGCAAAGCAGGAGGGCTAAGGAGCTGGCAGAGCGCAAGGACAAAGAACACCAACAGCATTTGGAGGCACTGGCCAGAGTGGGAGAAATGCGGATGCAGCATGCGACTCAGGTGGCGTCAGAGGCCGTGCAGTTGAAAGCCCGTCGAGTAGGGCAGAGCCGGCTGGAGAAGGAGCGAACGCAGCGGGCCAATAAGGAAAAGGTGGACCGGGAAAAGGACAGCCGTCGCAGGGAGCTGCAGCAAGCCATCGAGCGCAAATCTGAGAGGACCGAGCGCCTATCCCGAGAGAGACGGAGCGCATTGGAGAATGCCCGTTCCAGTGCCCGTGCTTCTTTCCACGTACGTGAAAAG
- the CCDC177 gene encoding coiled-coil domain-containing protein 177 isoform X1 — protein MVDPVPEEEEEKAGAEPNSVGEDGAAAAASSAPTGAQQPPNGTSASPSVPSKAEGLSSYREGRQREQSPMLHLDLFNFDCPEAEGSRYVLTSPRSLEACARCAVKPVELLPRALADLVREAPGRSMRVATGLYEVYEAERLAKLQQCRAERERIIREEKRRLFTPLGSTTAVPTTGPVLSAGPGSSSSCSSSASLPASPAPRATRKSSSSPSQGRTKPPPAASRSGKKSHSLDSLSRRREGALSSESGASSSSYSGDSLKEHWLPRSPATGGLLAGSAASAPNPQTRPSVLTLTPLSGRSFSLSDLCHSPQTTRHVERIVRQVREEKGLRGLPERDRKIAALMLARHQEEELLREQQALAHGQWELQRTEAMKQREKEEKEKQRALMKCHQVWVAQVEDRLDKLDREERRAARRLRRRFAQGEEQRLEHVERQSQLRLERAQRVALEDKMRKLQQEHNLKLWEEGRQKERERVSHARRERAERAAQTKRRQDTYIQREKQHLSRAERAHHEALLQGLARKERKENEGLRMSLEASLDRAQENYELMLAQRSRHLQEKARREELQSRRAKELAERKDKEHQQHLEALARVGEMRMQHATQVASEAVQLKARRVGQSRLEKERTQRANKEKVDREKDSRRRELQQAIERKSERTERLSRERRSALENARSSARASFHVREKVREETKTRTFDRMVMEAKLHASLGRK, from the coding sequence ATGGAACATCTGCCTCTCCAAGCGTTCCCAGCAAAGCCGAGGGCCTGTCGAGCTACAGGGAAGGTCGGCAGCGGGAACAGTCGCCTATGCTTCACCTTGATCTGTTCAATTTTGACTGTCCAGAAGCAGAGGGCAGCCGCTATGTGCTCACCAGCCCCCGCTCATTGGAGGCCTGTGCTAGATGTGCAGTTAAGCCTGTGGAGCTGTTGCCTCGGGCACTGGCTGATTTGGTGCGTGAAGCCCCAGGCCGCTCTATGCGGGTGGCTACAGGGCTTTATGAAGTGTATGAGGCGGAGCGTCTAGCCAAGCTGCAGCAGTGCCGGGCTGAGCGCGAGCGCATCATCAGGGAGGAAAAACGACGTCTCTTCACTCCTCTGGGCTCCACAACAGCAGTTCCGACTACAGGTCCAGTCCTGTCTGCTGGCccgggcagcagcagcagctgcagcAGTAGCGCAAGCCTTCCAGCTTCACCTGCTCCCCGCGCTACCCGCAAATCCTCTTCGTCTCCCTCGCAGGGTCGAACCAAgcctcctccagctgcctccagaTCAGGCAAAAAGAGTCACTCACTTGATTCCCTGTCCCGCCGGCGAGAAGGTGCTCTAAGCTCAGAATCTGGGGCCTCTTCTTCCTCCTACAGTGGTGATAGTCTAAAGGAGCACTGGCTCCCCCGAAGCCCAGCCACTGGAGGACTCCTTGCCGGGTCTGCTGCCTCAGCCCCTAATCCCCAGACTCGGCCGTCCGTCTTGACCCTCACTCCACTATCGGGTCGCAGTTTCAGTTTGAGTGACCTATGCCATTCACCACAGACAACCCGTCATGTGGAGAGAATAGTGCGCCAGGTCCGTGAAGAGAAGGGCCTCCGCGGATTGCCAGAACGTGATCGTAAGATTGCGGCTCTTATGCTAGCCCGGCACCAGGAAGAAGAGCTCCTGCGTGAACAGCAAGCGCTTGCCCACGGCCAGTGGGAGCTGCAGCGGACCGAGGCCATGAAGCAacgagagaaagaggagaaggagaagcaaAGGGCTCTTATGAAATGTCACCAGGTTTGGGTAGCACAAGTTGAAGACCGCCTGGACAAGTTGGACCGGGAGGAACGGAGGGCTGCCAGGCGACTGAGGCGCCGGTTTGCTCAAGGCGAGGAGCAGCGGCTTGAACACGTGGAGAGGCAAAGCCAACTTCGGCTTGAGCGGGCTCAGCGGGTGGCCTTGGAAGACAAGATGCGTAAACTGCAACAAGAGCACAATCTCAAACTTTGGGAGGAAGGTCGGCAGAAAGAGCGGGAGAGGGTTAGCCATGCCCGACGGGAGAGGGCAGAGAGGGCAGCCCAAACAAAGCGGAGACAGGACACCTATATACAGAGGGAGAAGCAGCACCTAAGCCGGGCAGAGCGGGCACATCATGAGGCCCTGTTACAGGGGTTGGCCCGAAAAGAGCGGAAGGAAAATGAAGGACTGCGAATGTCCCTGGAAGCAAGCCTGGATCGGGCACAGGAGAACTACGAACTGATGTTGGCACAACGAAGCCGGCATTTGCAAGAGAAAGCACGGAGAGAAGAATTGCAAAGCAGGAGGGCTAAGGAGCTGGCAGAGCGCAAGGACAAAGAACACCAACAGCATTTGGAGGCACTGGCCAGAGTGGGAGAAATGCGGATGCAGCATGCGACTCAGGTGGCGTCAGAGGCCGTGCAGTTGAAAGCCCGTCGAGTAGGGCAGAGCCGGCTGGAGAAGGAGCGAACGCAGCGGGCCAATAAGGAAAAGGTGGACCGGGAAAAGGACAGCCGTCGCAGGGAGCTGCAGCAAGCCATCGAGCGCAAATCTGAGAGGACCGAGCGCCTATCCCGAGAGAGACGGAGCGCATTGGAGAATGCCCGTTCCAGTGCCCGTGCTTCTTTCCACGTACGTGAAAAGGTGCGTGAGGAGACTAAAACGCGCACCTTTGATCGAATGGTGATGGAAGCCAAGCTTCACGCCAGTCTAGGCAGGAAATGA